The Dyadobacter subterraneus genome window below encodes:
- a CDS encoding cytochrome C oxidase subunit IV family protein, with product MSEVHHIHEQDPHAGAEQRKAIWKTFWILLVLTSLEFLIAFTVPHGILKVSIFIIMTIVKAFYIVGEFMHLKHETKTLIWSILVPIIFIAWLILALLLEGHAIFEAVFK from the coding sequence ATGTCAGAAGTACATCATATACACGAGCAGGATCCTCACGCAGGTGCAGAACAGCGTAAAGCAATCTGGAAAACATTTTGGATTCTTCTTGTCCTAACATCATTGGAGTTCCTTATCGCTTTTACAGTTCCTCACGGAATTTTGAAAGTTTCGATTTTCATTATCATGACGATTGTAAAAGCATTTTATATTGTAGGTGAATTTATGCACCTTAAGCATGAAACTAAAACGTTAATCTGGTCGATACTTGTTCCTATCATTTTTATTGCCTGGTTGATCCTGGCACTTCTTCTTGAAGGACACGCTATTTTTGAAGCAGTATTCAAGTAG
- a CDS encoding cytochrome c oxidase subunit 3 produces MAAHVTTPGTVEPKMWMGGIEPMKASYGKLMMWFFLISDTFTFSALLVAYGTARFSFPSFAGKAADFTFSDLYWPIPEKVYESVPFMHGISLPLVFVGIMTFILIASSVTMVLAVEAGHRMDRANVEKYMLWTILGGFTFLGCQAWEWSHFIHGTEAGSMMKVFENGTFVEKVIHGANLTQNQYGPPAFADFFFFITGFHGTHVFSGVILNILIFFRSATGFYDKRGSYEMVEKVGLYWHFVDLVWVFVFTFFYLV; encoded by the coding sequence ATGGCTGCACATGTAACAACACCTGGCACGGTAGAACCCAAAATGTGGATGGGCGGGATCGAGCCTATGAAAGCGAGTTACGGGAAATTGATGATGTGGTTCTTCCTCATCTCAGATACTTTTACTTTCTCCGCCTTGCTGGTGGCTTATGGAACGGCTCGTTTCAGTTTTCCTTCTTTTGCAGGAAAAGCAGCAGATTTTACTTTTTCAGATCTGTACTGGCCAATACCTGAAAAAGTATACGAATCTGTGCCATTTATGCACGGAATTTCGTTACCATTGGTTTTCGTTGGAATTATGACATTTATTCTTATTGCAAGTAGTGTTACAATGGTACTTGCAGTAGAAGCCGGCCACCGCATGGACCGTGCAAATGTTGAAAAATATATGCTTTGGACAATTCTTGGAGGTTTTACGTTCCTTGGATGCCAGGCTTGGGAATGGAGTCACTTTATCCACGGAACAGAAGCTGGTTCGATGATGAAGGTTTTTGAAAACGGTACATTTGTTGAGAAAGTAATTCACGGAGCTAATTTGACTCAGAATCAATATGGTCCTCCGGCATTTGCAGATTTCTTCTTCTTCATTACCGGATTTCACGGAACGCACGTATTTAGTGGGGTTATTTTGAATATTCTTATTTTCTTCCGTTCTGCAACTGGTTTTTATGACAAACGCGGAAGTTATGAAATGGTTGAAAAAGTGGGTCTTTACTGGCACTTTGTAGACCTTGTTTGGGTATTTGTATTTACATTCTTTTATCTGGTTTAA
- a CDS encoding glycosyl hydrolase: MRLFILAALLLFSITGNAQSISTAKPWTYWWWMGSAVTREDISAQLEQFAKSGLGGVHIIPIYGVKGYESDFIPFLTDHWLDVMQHTVSEGKRLGLGVDMTTGTGWPFGGPNVSKQMGAKTISFKDNKWVVVPTKQEVKRAAPGGEGLVFDPFHPTAMSNYLLRFEAAFVHAKEKPRSMYMDSYEAYGANWTDDFLKEFKARRGYSLQDIPELLTDSSGKPESVLVKIDYHQTLAELLRERYAHIWTQWSKEKGFLTRYQAHGSPGNLLDLYDEADIPETESFGTSRFPIPGLRVDPDYSEKQFGTPNPLAMKFASSAADFSGKKLVSSETGTWLANHFKVSLSQVKPQIDELFTAGINHIFYHGTTYSPVAETYPGWLFYASTNFGPSSHFAEHFYLLNQYVERCQTLLQESKPDNDILVYFPIHDLWSTPAKSAGGVHLLEVHHVDRWLLQLPFGQLTTKLWKEGYTFDYISDRQLTRLSVDKDGNLSSGSSVYKTIIIPPSTYMPDETLSQLLKLARNGAKIVFADHVPNKITGYNSNETRQKLFDSKLEELTSLKRNVLVEKDWEAALIKQGVVQEKWAKLGLTFIRKSQYGKPVYFVANVGNTFQEGWISPGKLTARVEQYDPLTNTSVNLPHRNENNTNEIFLSLKPGQSCFLRESTNSGESVTVFISTKQLQVAGTWKVDFLKGRPSIPASGKLLKPASWVTLSDTARYFSGTARYTVSFDLNAEIVASKMIALDLGDVREVAAVKLNGKDVGIAWSIPFQLKIIPELLKEKGNKLEIEVTNLSANFMRLRDKKAPDWKKFYDINIVDITYKKFDAAGWQPMPSGLLGPVRFLY; this comes from the coding sequence ATGCGTTTATTTATTTTAGCGGCTTTATTATTATTTAGTATAACTGGTAATGCCCAAAGCATTTCTACGGCCAAGCCCTGGACTTATTGGTGGTGGATGGGAAGTGCAGTCACGCGGGAGGATATCAGCGCACAACTGGAACAATTTGCGAAATCGGGTTTGGGGGGAGTTCACATCATACCAATCTATGGCGTGAAAGGTTATGAATCTGATTTTATTCCATTTTTGACGGATCACTGGCTTGATGTGATGCAGCATACGGTATCGGAAGGAAAGCGTCTTGGACTTGGTGTGGATATGACGACGGGAACGGGTTGGCCATTCGGTGGTCCGAATGTCAGTAAACAAATGGGCGCCAAAACCATTAGTTTCAAGGATAATAAATGGGTTGTGGTGCCAACTAAGCAAGAGGTAAAACGCGCTGCTCCTGGTGGAGAAGGTTTAGTATTTGATCCATTCCATCCAACGGCAATGTCAAATTATCTTTTAAGATTTGAGGCTGCCTTTGTTCACGCCAAGGAAAAACCCCGGTCGATGTATATGGATTCGTATGAAGCTTATGGAGCTAATTGGACGGATGATTTTTTGAAAGAATTTAAAGCTCGACGAGGTTATTCATTGCAAGACATTCCCGAACTTTTAACAGACAGTTCAGGAAAACCGGAATCGGTTTTGGTAAAAATAGATTACCACCAGACTTTGGCTGAATTACTGCGTGAGCGTTATGCCCATATCTGGACGCAATGGAGCAAGGAAAAGGGATTTTTAACAAGATATCAGGCGCACGGCTCTCCTGGAAATCTGCTGGACTTATATGACGAAGCAGACATTCCCGAGACAGAATCTTTCGGAACCAGCAGATTTCCAATTCCAGGATTGAGAGTTGATCCGGATTATTCTGAAAAACAATTTGGCACGCCAAATCCGCTTGCAATGAAGTTTGCATCTTCGGCGGCTGATTTCTCCGGAAAAAAACTTGTAAGTTCTGAAACAGGAACCTGGCTTGCCAATCATTTTAAGGTTTCTTTATCGCAGGTCAAGCCGCAGATTGATGAATTATTTACGGCCGGAATTAATCATATTTTTTATCACGGCACGACTTACTCCCCGGTTGCAGAAACATATCCGGGATGGCTATTTTACGCTTCAACCAATTTTGGGCCGTCCTCACATTTCGCTGAGCATTTTTATTTATTAAATCAATATGTAGAGCGCTGTCAGACGTTGTTGCAGGAAAGTAAACCTGACAATGATATTCTCGTCTATTTTCCAATCCATGACCTGTGGTCAACGCCGGCGAAATCTGCTGGTGGAGTACATCTTTTAGAAGTACATCATGTAGATCGTTGGTTGTTACAATTACCGTTTGGTCAGCTGACAACCAAGCTTTGGAAGGAGGGATATACTTTTGATTACATTTCGGACCGTCAGTTAACCAGATTATCTGTGGATAAAGACGGAAATCTGAGCTCTGGTTCCTCGGTTTATAAAACCATCATTATTCCGCCTTCAACCTATATGCCGGATGAAACTCTTTCGCAGCTTTTAAAATTGGCCAGGAACGGAGCAAAAATTGTTTTTGCAGACCATGTTCCTAACAAAATAACCGGCTACAATAGTAATGAGACAAGACAAAAGTTGTTTGATTCAAAACTTGAAGAATTAACCAGTCTGAAACGAAATGTATTGGTTGAGAAAGATTGGGAAGCAGCGTTGATTAAACAGGGTGTTGTCCAGGAAAAATGGGCGAAACTTGGATTGACATTCATAAGAAAATCTCAATATGGCAAACCTGTATATTTTGTAGCTAATGTTGGTAACACTTTTCAGGAAGGTTGGATAAGTCCCGGGAAACTGACAGCGCGAGTTGAACAGTATGATCCGCTCACAAATACATCTGTTAATTTGCCTCATCGTAATGAAAATAACACCAATGAAATTTTTCTTTCTTTAAAACCTGGTCAATCTTGTTTTCTAAGGGAATCAACTAATAGCGGCGAATCAGTTACTGTTTTTATTTCTACAAAACAACTGCAAGTCGCAGGAACCTGGAAAGTTGATTTTTTGAAAGGCAGACCTTCAATTCCGGCTTCGGGAAAACTTCTTAAACCTGCTTCGTGGGTTACGCTTTCTGATACGGCGCGTTATTTCTCGGGAACTGCACGTTACACGGTTTCCTTTGATTTAAATGCTGAAATTGTTGCATCAAAAATGATAGCACTGGACTTGGGTGATGTCCGGGAAGTAGCTGCTGTGAAATTGAATGGAAAAGATGTTGGCATTGCCTGGTCAATTCCTTTTCAATTGAAAATTATTCCAGAATTGTTAAAGGAAAAGGGAAACAAACTCGAAATAGAGGTAACCAACCTTTCAGCAAATTTTATGCGTTTGAGAGATAAAAAGGCACCTGACTGGAAGAAATTCTACGACATCAATATCGTTGACATAACGTACAAGAAATTTGATGCTGCGGGCTGGCAGCCAATGCCGTCAGGATTGTTGGGTCCGGTGAGATTTTTATATTGA
- a CDS encoding cytochrome c oxidase subunit I, with the protein MSAIEGMEAAVHHEEHAHHHEAQSFWQKYVFSEDHKVIAKQYLITGILWAVIGISMSVIFRIQLGLPDSNLSWLKPLFGNWISETGKLDPNFYLALVTMHGTIMVFFVLTAGLSGTFSNFLIPLQIGARDMASGFMNMLSYWFFFLASVIMFASLFLQTGPAAGGWVIYPPLSALPQAHQGSGMGMTLWLISMAFFIVSQLLGGINYITTVINLRTRGMSFDRLPLTIWSFLITAILGLISFPVLFSSVLLLIFDRHFGTSFYLSEIYINGEALPNVGGSPILFQHLFWFLGHPEVYIVLLPGLGITSEVIATNSRKPIFGYRAMIASMLGIAFLAFIVWAHHMFVTGMNPFLGSVFMFLTLIIAVPSAVKGFNYITTLWKGNIVFTPGMLFAIGMVSLFVSGGLTGIILGNSALDIQLHDTYFVVAHFHLVMGAASAFGLFAGVYHWFPKMFGKMMNRTLGQIHFWFTFVGIYLVFIPMHYVGIAGFPRRYYQFTSYDFTHKFMDMNMFITVAAILSFLAQFIFLYNFFSSIFKGKTAPQNPWRSNTLEWTTPIVPGHGNWEGEIPAVYRWSYDYSKPGATEDFIPQNIPYSQTLESNFPHENELIATEKEIAAQNFNDQFNQAH; encoded by the coding sequence ATGTCAGCTATTGAAGGAATGGAAGCCGCTGTACACCACGAGGAACATGCGCACCATCACGAGGCACAAAGCTTTTGGCAGAAATACGTATTTTCTGAGGATCACAAGGTTATAGCAAAGCAATACCTTATTACTGGTATCCTTTGGGCGGTAATCGGGATTTCTATGTCCGTTATCTTCCGTATACAACTTGGACTACCTGATTCTAATTTGTCATGGTTGAAACCATTATTTGGAAACTGGATTAGCGAAACAGGTAAACTGGATCCTAATTTTTACCTTGCTTTGGTAACAATGCACGGTACCATCATGGTATTCTTCGTACTTACAGCAGGTTTAAGTGGTACTTTTAGTAACTTCCTTATTCCTCTGCAAATTGGTGCACGAGATATGGCATCAGGATTTATGAACATGTTATCGTACTGGTTCTTCTTCCTTGCCAGCGTTATTATGTTCGCATCCTTATTCTTGCAAACTGGTCCTGCTGCGGGTGGATGGGTTATTTATCCTCCCTTAAGTGCATTGCCACAAGCGCATCAGGGCTCAGGAATGGGTATGACGCTTTGGCTGATTAGTATGGCATTTTTCATTGTGTCACAGCTTTTAGGAGGTATCAATTACATCACTACGGTAATTAACTTGCGTACACGTGGTATGTCGTTTGACCGTCTTCCTCTGACAATCTGGTCTTTCCTTATTACGGCAATTTTGGGTCTTATATCCTTCCCGGTATTGTTCTCGTCAGTATTGTTATTGATTTTTGACCGTCACTTCGGAACGAGTTTCTATCTTTCTGAAATCTATATCAATGGTGAAGCACTTCCAAATGTTGGTGGTAGTCCGATCCTTTTCCAACATTTATTCTGGTTCCTTGGTCACCCAGAAGTATATATTGTACTTCTTCCAGGTCTTGGTATTACATCTGAAGTTATCGCAACAAATTCACGTAAACCAATCTTTGGTTACCGTGCGATGATTGCTTCTATGTTAGGTATTGCGTTTCTTGCCTTTATTGTGTGGGCTCACCATATGTTTGTAACAGGTATGAATCCATTCCTTGGATCTGTATTTATGTTCCTGACTCTTATCATTGCGGTTCCTTCGGCAGTAAAAGGATTTAATTACATCACTACTTTGTGGAAAGGTAATATCGTATTTACGCCGGGTATGCTGTTTGCAATTGGTATGGTTTCCTTGTTTGTATCGGGTGGTTTGACAGGAATTATCCTTGGAAACAGTGCACTTGATATTCAGCTTCACGATACTTATTTCGTTGTAGCTCACTTTCACCTTGTAATGGGTGCAGCATCTGCTTTTGGTTTATTTGCCGGAGTTTATCACTGGTTCCCTAAAATGTTTGGTAAAATGATGAACAGAACGTTGGGTCAGATTCACTTCTGGTTTACGTTTGTAGGAATCTACTTAGTATTTATCCCAATGCATTATGTGGGTATTGCAGGTTTCCCACGTCGTTATTACCAATTCACAAGTTACGATTTCACGCACAAGTTTATGGACATGAACATGTTCATCACAGTTGCTGCGATTTTGTCATTCCTTGCTCAGTTCATATTCTTGTATAACTTCTTCAGCAGCATTTTCAAAGGCAAAACTGCTCCTCAAAATCCATGGAGATCTAATACATTGGAATGGACTACCCCAATTGTACCAGGTCATGGTAACTGGGAAGGTGAAATACCAGCAGTATACCGTTGGTCATACGATTATAGCAAACCAGGTGCAACAGAGGATTTTATACCTCAAAATATTCCTTATTCTCAAACGTTGGAATCTAATTTCCCTCATGAGAATGAATTGATTGCAACCGAGAAAGAGATAGCGGCTCAAAATTTTAATGACCAGTTCAACCAAGCTCATTGA
- a CDS encoding COX15/CtaA family protein, giving the protein MTSSTKLIDSRVNRRFRRLTLNTVIVLYFLIMVGGVVRSTGAGMGCPDWPKCFGSWIPPTEASQLPLNYKEIYGAKLKGEVIFNPVKTWIEYVNRLCGAATGVLIFITLLASTPYLKSNRKSFFRYSLLAFLLVGFQGWLGSKVVSSELHPVMITLHMLLAIVIVFILIYLFIRSSYSAEKDGKEIKNKSVIDKITILVLSLSLIQILLGTQVRETMDEVIRSLGYSERAEWIAALGIPFYVHRSFSILVLVSNVFWINKINHSIEGESRIKQMGKGCLAILGLEILTGIVMAYFGVPPFAQPVHLTLAIIMIGLQFMMWLLMNANQLSWSNDIVKLSKDLV; this is encoded by the coding sequence ATGACCAGTTCAACCAAGCTCATTGATTCACGTGTTAACCGTCGTTTCCGGCGGTTAACATTGAATACTGTTATTGTCCTCTATTTCCTGATTATGGTTGGCGGGGTAGTAAGAAGTACCGGAGCTGGTATGGGATGTCCTGATTGGCCTAAATGCTTTGGTAGCTGGATTCCTCCAACGGAGGCCTCACAGCTACCATTAAATTATAAGGAGATTTACGGAGCTAAATTAAAAGGTGAAGTAATTTTCAATCCGGTTAAGACTTGGATCGAATATGTAAATAGGCTTTGTGGAGCGGCAACGGGAGTTTTGATTTTTATTACGCTTCTGGCTTCAACGCCATATTTGAAATCAAATAGAAAAAGCTTTTTTAGATATAGTCTGTTAGCTTTTCTTTTGGTAGGATTTCAGGGTTGGTTAGGATCAAAAGTCGTTTCTTCCGAATTACATCCTGTAATGATTACGTTACATATGCTTTTGGCAATCGTTATCGTATTCATTTTAATCTATCTGTTTATAAGATCATCTTATTCCGCAGAAAAGGATGGAAAGGAAATTAAAAATAAAAGTGTTATTGATAAAATAACGATTTTAGTACTCTCGCTGTCTTTAATTCAGATTTTATTAGGAACGCAGGTTCGTGAGACAATGGATGAAGTAATTCGTTCATTGGGATATTCTGAAAGAGCGGAGTGGATTGCAGCATTGGGAATACCTTTTTACGTTCACAGGTCCTTTTCAATACTGGTACTTGTTTCAAATGTGTTCTGGATAAATAAAATCAATCATTCGATTGAAGGAGAATCCAGGATCAAACAAATGGGAAAAGGTTGTCTGGCTATTTTAGGACTGGAAATATTGACTGGTATTGTGATGGCTTACTTTGGAGTACCACCTTTTGCGCAGCCAGTCCATTTGACGTTAGCGATAATCATGATTGGTTTGCAATTTATGATGTGGTTATTGATGAATGCGAATCAGCTGTCATGGAGTAATGACATTGTTAAATTGAGTAAGGATTTAGTGTAG
- the murI gene encoding glutamate racemase yields the protein MLDSSAPIGIFDSGIGGMTVASAVTRLLPNENTIYFGDTAHLPYGDKSTASIQAYSIKICNMLLQQNCKLILIACNSASAAAFELVREYVGSKAKVLNVIDPVVDYIKEHYDGKTVGLIGTKQTVLSNVYKKKVDALDKNIHLKSLATPLLAPMIEEGFFDNNISESIIDSYLSDPSLDAIEALILGCTHYPLIKNQICKYYENDVEILDTSEIVAHSLRAWLEQHYLVNEKGTGKRQFYVSDYTLSFEQSTNIFFGQQIQLEHYPLWE from the coding sequence ATGCTTGACTCATCAGCTCCTATCGGAATATTTGACAGTGGTATTGGCGGCATGACCGTCGCCAGTGCGGTAACGCGTCTTTTGCCGAATGAAAATACCATTTATTTTGGAGATACTGCTCATTTGCCTTACGGCGATAAATCCACTGCATCAATTCAGGCATATTCAATCAAAATCTGCAATATGCTTTTGCAGCAGAATTGTAAATTAATTTTGATAGCCTGTAATTCTGCTTCCGCGGCGGCTTTTGAACTTGTACGGGAATATGTGGGAAGTAAGGCAAAAGTATTGAATGTGATTGATCCAGTTGTGGATTATATTAAAGAACATTATGACGGTAAGACGGTTGGACTTATTGGTACCAAACAAACTGTTTTATCCAATGTTTATAAGAAAAAAGTAGATGCTCTGGATAAAAATATTCATCTGAAATCATTGGCAACTCCGTTACTCGCACCGATGATTGAAGAAGGTTTTTTTGATAATAATATCAGTGAAAGTATTATTGACAGCTATCTTTCCGATCCGTCTTTGGATGCAATTGAAGCGTTAATTCTGGGTTGTACGCATTATCCTCTGATCAAAAATCAGATTTGTAAATATTACGAAAATGATGTTGAGATCCTTGATACTTCTGAAATCGTGGCGCATTCACTCAGGGCTTGGCTGGAACAACATTATCTGGTGAATGAAAAAGGGACAGGAAAACGTCAGTTTTATGTTTCTGATTATACGCTTTCTTTTGAGCAGTCAACCAATATTTTCTTTGGCCAGCAAATTCAGCTGGAACACTATCCGCTTTGGGAGTAA
- a CDS encoding cytochrome c oxidase subunit 3, which yields MENIQQLKVDKEPQETLAMDPMKFILWLFLVSIIMLFASQTSAYLVRRAEGNWLEFEMPKIFWYSSAVLVVSSLSMQWAYFAAKKDDFKTLKIAISVTFALGLAFLWMQFQGWKDLVAANVYFVGNPSGSFFYVFTGLHGFHIISGLIVLLFAWRAVFRFKVHSKSLRQIQICATYWHFLDLLWLYLFVFLLTFN from the coding sequence ATGGAAAATATTCAGCAGTTAAAAGTAGATAAAGAACCCCAGGAGACATTGGCTATGGATCCAATGAAGTTTATCCTTTGGTTGTTTTTGGTTAGTATAATCATGCTTTTTGCATCTCAGACAAGTGCTTATCTTGTAAGAAGAGCAGAAGGTAACTGGCTTGAATTCGAGATGCCTAAGATTTTCTGGTACAGTTCTGCTGTATTGGTGGTTAGCAGTCTTTCTATGCAGTGGGCTTACTTCGCCGCAAAAAAAGATGATTTCAAGACTTTGAAAATAGCAATTTCTGTTACTTTTGCACTTGGATTGGCATTCTTATGGATGCAGTTTCAGGGATGGAAAGACTTGGTTGCAGCGAATGTTTATTTTGTGGGAAATCCTTCTGGTTCATTTTTTTATGTATTTACGGGATTACACGGATTTCATATTATAAGCGGTCTTATTGTACTGCTTTTTGCATGGAGAGCAGTGTTTCGCTTTAAAGTGCATTCCAAGAGTTTGAGACAAATACAGATTTGTGCTACATATTGGCATTTTCTGGATTTACTTTGGTTATATCTTTTTGTTTTTTTATTGACTTTTAATTGA
- a CDS encoding DUF420 domain-containing protein codes for MATVVLEENKKYRKIINILAIAIPVAVAVLIGIRQKIDLGPWTKVLPHVIGMLNTATAILLILGFYFIKVNNRSAHRLIMTVAFILGAVFLVCYILYHISNESTPFGGTGFIRPVYYFLLISHIVLSVVVVWFVLRAVYFGYSNQLAEHRKAVKWAFPIWLYVSVSGVIVYLLISPYYT; via the coding sequence ATGGCAACTGTTGTGCTGGAAGAAAACAAAAAATACAGAAAAATAATTAACATACTGGCTATTGCAATACCTGTTGCTGTGGCTGTTCTTATCGGGATCCGTCAGAAAATAGATTTAGGTCCCTGGACAAAGGTTTTGCCTCACGTTATTGGCATGTTGAATACCGCAACAGCTATTCTACTGATTCTTGGTTTTTATTTTATTAAGGTCAATAACAGAAGCGCCCATCGTTTAATTATGACGGTGGCTTTTATTCTGGGAGCTGTTTTTTTGGTTTGTTATATTCTTTATCACATTTCAAATGAATCAACGCCGTTTGGAGGTACTGGATTTATCAGACCCGTTTATTATTTCCTTTTGATCTCACATATTGTATTATCAGTTGTGGTCGTTTGGTTTGTATTGAGAGCCGTTTATTTTGGTTACAGTAATCAGCTTGCAGAACATCGTAAAGCGGTTAAATGGGCATTTCCTATTTGGTTATACGTGAGTGTGAGTGGTGTGATCGTTTATTTACTTATTAGTCCTTATTACACATGA
- a CDS encoding SCO family protein, with translation MINFRKAGLLIITLVIPALIFIFLKFFATNHYDLQHYFPISDTSGKMEVNHGDTLFYKVPVLHLKNTNGQLVSEEFGKGQVTVVGYLPEHCLNTCEIVLGQVERVFALRETIPYLNVITLADKWTGTKESYPQALNSTGWKVLTGSEDEVKKAWDSELKLLTEVPGSKTNSLETKLVLIDAQGHIRGYYNASDSEETNRLMAEIKILDYEKKENYK, from the coding sequence ATGATAAACTTCCGTAAAGCCGGGTTACTGATCATCACATTAGTAATTCCGGCTTTAATTTTTATTTTTTTAAAGTTCTTTGCAACCAATCATTACGATCTTCAACACTATTTCCCGATTAGTGATACTTCCGGTAAGATGGAGGTTAATCATGGAGATACGTTGTTTTATAAAGTGCCGGTTCTTCATTTGAAGAATACAAATGGACAATTGGTTTCCGAAGAATTTGGTAAAGGGCAAGTGACCGTGGTAGGATATTTACCGGAACATTGTCTGAATACATGTGAAATCGTTCTTGGACAAGTTGAACGTGTTTTTGCTTTAAGAGAAACAATTCCTTATCTGAATGTGATTACGCTGGCAGATAAATGGACGGGAACAAAAGAAAGTTATCCGCAAGCGCTGAACTCAACCGGTTGGAAAGTGTTGACAGGATCAGAGGACGAAGTAAAAAAGGCCTGGGATTCTGAGCTTAAATTACTGACGGAAGTACCAGGATCTAAAACTAATTCTCTGGAAACTAAGTTAGTATTAATAGATGCCCAGGGGCATATCAGAGGATACTACAATGCATCTGATTCGGAGGAAACCAATCGGTTGATGGCTGAAATTAAGATTTTGGATTACGAGAAAAAGGAAAATTACAAATAG
- a CDS encoding RNA polymerase sigma factor, which yields MGRILSFFNQEAQLVKALKHGDAKAQRQVYEKYGPRMLGVCFRYVGDEMTAEDVMVEGFLKVFGKIDQFNSEGSFEGWMRRIMVNEALGLLRKKRNMPEDILSDEAANIPDYNYADQHLETQELLDLIEQLPVGYKTVFNLYAIEGYSHSEIAEALGITESTSKSQLHRARALLQKMVGEWENDSKKKLKYEKTSS from the coding sequence ATGGGTCGAATTTTATCATTTTTCAATCAGGAGGCACAACTCGTCAAAGCCCTTAAGCATGGAGATGCAAAGGCGCAGAGACAGGTGTACGAAAAATACGGTCCACGTATGCTGGGCGTATGCTTCCGGTATGTGGGTGATGAAATGACGGCAGAGGATGTGATGGTTGAGGGGTTTTTGAAAGTGTTTGGTAAGATTGACCAATTTAATAGTGAGGGAAGTTTTGAGGGATGGATGAGGCGAATAATGGTGAATGAGGCGCTTGGTTTATTGCGGAAGAAAAGGAATATGCCTGAGGATATTTTGTCTGACGAGGCTGCTAATATTCCTGACTATAATTATGCTGATCAGCATCTTGAAACGCAGGAATTACTGGATTTAATTGAGCAATTGCCAGTGGGATACAAAACCGTTTTCAATTTGTATGCGATTGAAGGTTATTCTCACAGTGAAATTGCGGAGGCATTAGGAATTACAGAAAGTACATCGAAATCCCAGCTTCACCGGGCACGTGCATTATTGCAAAAGATGGTTGGAGAATGGGAAAATGATTCTAAAAAAAAACTAAAATATGAAAAAACATCCAGTTGA
- the cyoE gene encoding heme o synthase, with protein sequence MSKIMTSAQENLDLKVGDKVKALFELLKFRLAFLIAFSGAMGYSLGASSVSWIKIVLFCIASIGITGAANIINQILEIDLDKMMKRTENRPLPSGRVTIEQAIIWAVFLGVSSLFIFVVYFNLISALLALLSLVLYGFVYTPLKRVGPIAVFVGAFPGAFPPMIGWVAATNHFGLEPGILFAIQFFWQFPHFWAIAWVLDDDYKRAGFKLLPANGLKDADTTMQIMIYTLFLLPIGWLPYQLGMTGINSAFVATVFGVLFLAQTFHLMRKCSDKTARQLMFGSFIYLPIVQIAFLLDKL encoded by the coding sequence ATGAGTAAAATAATGACATCAGCACAAGAAAATTTAGATTTAAAAGTCGGAGATAAAGTAAAAGCTTTGTTTGAATTACTGAAATTCAGACTTGCATTTTTAATCGCTTTTTCCGGTGCGATGGGTTATAGCTTAGGAGCCAGCAGTGTCAGCTGGATTAAAATCGTTCTTTTCTGTATTGCTTCAATTGGAATTACAGGTGCTGCTAATATCATCAACCAGATACTTGAAATAGATCTGGATAAAATGATGAAGAGAACAGAAAATCGTCCTTTACCAAGTGGCAGAGTGACTATTGAACAAGCTATTATCTGGGCTGTATTTCTTGGAGTTTCATCGCTTTTTATTTTCGTTGTTTACTTCAATTTGATTAGTGCTCTTCTCGCTTTATTATCGCTTGTTTTATACGGATTTGTCTATACTCCTTTGAAACGCGTCGGTCCGATTGCCGTTTTTGTAGGAGCTTTTCCGGGAGCATTTCCGCCAATGATTGGATGGGTAGCAGCTACGAATCATTTCGGTCTTGAACCAGGGATTTTATTTGCAATTCAATTTTTCTGGCAGTTCCCGCATTTTTGGGCGATTGCCTGGGTTTTGGATGACGATTACAAACGTGCAGGTTTTAAATTATTACCAGCAAATGGTTTGAAAGATGCAGATACAACGATGCAAATCATGATTTACACGTTATTTTTGCTTCCGATAGGTTGGTTACCTTATCAATTAGGTATGACAGGCATCAACTCTGCTTTCGTAGCAACAGTCTTTGGCGTACTATTCCTTGCTCAGACATTTCATTTAATGAGGAAATGTTCTGACAAAACAGCTCGTCAATTAATGTTTGGTTCCTTTATATATTTGCCTATTGTTCAGATTGCGTTTTTGTTGGATAAATTGTGA